In Triticum aestivum cultivar Chinese Spring chromosome 5B, IWGSC CS RefSeq v2.1, whole genome shotgun sequence, the following proteins share a genomic window:
- the LOC123111719 gene encoding UDP-glucose 4-epimerase 4, with protein MAVNGSANGSSGANGSSGPTRTVLVTGGAGYIGSHAVLQLLAAGFRAVVVDSLENSSELAVRRVAALAGDHARNLSFHKVDIRDEDALDAVFASTRFDAVIHFAGLKAVGESVQKPLFYYDHNIAGTINLLKVMAAHECKKLVFSSSAAVYGSPKNSPCTEEFPLLPHNPYGRTKLMAEEICRDIYRSDSEWRIILLRYFNPVGAHPSGYLGEDPRGVPNNLMPYVQQVAVGRRPSVTIFGNNYATKDGTGVRDYIHVLDLAEGHIAALRKLFDSSSNIGCEPYNLGTGKGTSVLEIVNAFEKASGKKIPLVIGQRRPGDAEILFAGTGKAERELNWKAKYGITEMCRDQWNWASKNPYGYGSPDSTKQNGSNSH; from the exons ATGGCGGTGAATGGGTCGGCCAACGGGTCGTCGGGGGCCAACGGGTCCTCGGGGCCGACCAGGACCGTGCTGGTGACCGGAGGCGCGGGCTACATCGGCAGCCACGCCGTGCTGCAGCTGCTCGCCGCGGGCTTCCGCGCCGTCGTCGTCGACAGCCTCGAGAACTCCTCCGAGCTCGCCGTCCGCCGCGTCGCCGCGCTCGCCGGGGACCACGCGCGGAACCTCTCCTTCCACAAG GTTGATATCCGTGATGAGGATGCACTGGATGCTGTTTTTGCTTCCACAAG ATTTGATGCTGTTATTCACTTTGCTGGACTGAAAGCTGTCGGTGAGAGTGTACAGAAGCCATTGTTTTACTATGACCATAACATTGCTGGCACAATAAATCTTTTGAAAGTCATGGCAGCCCATGAATGCAAGAAG TTGGTGTTCTCATCATCAGCTGCAGTTTATGGATCACCTAAGAACTCACCCTGCACAGAGGAGTTTCCTCTCCTTCCGCACAATCCCTATGGCAGAACCAAG CTTATGGCTGAGGAGATATGCCGTGATATATACCGGTCAGATTCTGAGTGGAGGATCATTTTACTTAGGTACTTCAACCCGGTTGGGGCACACCCCAGTGGATACCTTGGTGAAGACCCACGTGGAGTTCCAAACAACCTTATGCCCTACGTTCAGCAAGTTGCTGTTGGGAGGAGGCCGTCAGTGACAATCTTTGGAAATAACTATGCAACTAAAGATGGGACTGGG GTACGAGATTATATTCATGTGCTTGATCTTGCTGAGGGGCATATTGCTGCACTACGGAAGCTTTTTGATAGTTCGTCTAACATAG GATGTGAACCATACAACCTTGGGACTGGAAAGGGGACGTCAGTGTTGGAGATAGTCAATGCATTCGAGAAGGCTTCTGGAAAG AAAATCCCGCTGGTCatcggtcagcgtcgccctggtgATGCCGAGATTCTCTTTGCAGGAACTGGCAAAGCAGAGAGAGAACTCAACTGGAA AGCGAAATATGGCATCACGGAGATGTGCAGGGACCAGTGGAACTGGGCTAGCAAGAACCCTTACGGGTACGGGTCACCCGACTCGACCAAGCAGAACGGTAGCAATTCACACTGA